The Mesorhizobium sp. NBSH29 genome has a segment encoding these proteins:
- a CDS encoding NlpC/P60 family protein: protein MKDIRAKILAEAERWLGTPYRNQGYRRGVGCDCLGLIRGIWTSVYGTEPDRPPPYSGDWAEAGGKDVLLAAARRHCAEVPVAEARPGDLILFRWRPHLPAKHAGILAPDQCFIHAYEGHAVLASALVPQWRRRITAAFAFPDISLKPE, encoded by the coding sequence ATGAAAGACATTCGAGCAAAAATTCTGGCCGAGGCTGAGCGCTGGCTCGGCACGCCCTACCGCAATCAGGGCTACCGGCGCGGCGTCGGCTGCGATTGCCTCGGCCTGATCCGGGGCATCTGGACGTCTGTCTACGGCACCGAGCCTGACCGTCCGCCGCCCTATTCGGGCGATTGGGCCGAAGCCGGCGGCAAGGATGTCCTGCTTGCAGCCGCGCGCCGCCATTGTGCCGAAGTGCCGGTGGCAGAGGCCCGACCCGGTGACCTGATACTGTTTCGCTGGCGCCCACATCTGCCAGCCAAGCATGCCGGTATTCTGGCACCCGACCAATGCTTCATTCACGCCTATGAAGGCCACGCCGTGCTGGCCTCTGCACTAGTACCGCAATGGCGCCGGCGCATCACAGCAGCCTTTGCATTTCCCGACATCTCTCTAAAGCCCGAGTAA